The genomic window AGCCTCTGAAGACCCTTCTTGGCCATCGCTGTTGTATTGATGGTCCATGCCATGTCTTTGCTGATACAGACTCCAAGGTATCTTAAGTTCTGAACTGCCTCCACCATCTCGACATTAATGCTGATGAAGCGGTGACCAACGTTCCTCTGTCTCCTGAAGTCCAAGATCAATTCTTGTTTTCTTTGAATTAAGAAGCAAGGTTGTTGTCCCGACTCCAGCCTTCCAGGTTCTCAACCTCTTCTCTTTAGGCTGACTGGTTATTAGAGATCAAGCCTATCATGGTGGTGTTGTCAGCAAACTTGATTATGATGTTGGAATCATGGATGGGTTTGCCTTCATACGTAAAGAGGGAATATAGGAGGGGGCTCAGCACACAGCCCTGATGTGCTCCAGTGTTATTGGGGAGGAGTTCTTACCCATGCCTTACTGTTTGTGGTCTGCTGGTAAGAAATTCCAGAATCCAACTGCACCGGTGTGTGTTGAAACCAAGGGTGTTTAATTTGATGGCCAgcttgttgggggggggggggatgttGTTAAAAGTAGAACTATAATCAATGAACATGTAACAAATTGGTTTCTGCTGATTGAGAAACACAACTGTTACTGCAAGGATGGTGAAATAGTACAATCAGTTCAATGGTTTGATATTAAACTCAAATTCAACAAAAGAGGCAGCAGAAAAATTAAAGAATCCGATTATTAAACCGAAATATTCAAACATAAGTCACAAATAAATCcactcaaaaacaaataatacTTTTCAATGAGTCCACACAATTGGTTCTgttaaacaatctaaaaaaaaaaaaacaccaccctGGTCTTTCTCAACTAGATTCCCCAAGAAAAAACAATAATCCAGAATGCCTACGTGGTGCTCAGAATGGCTTGTTGggcaacaataacaaaaaaagggaaaaacacaGTCTCACCAAAAAAGTCTTCTCTTGGAAACAGTCCATTTCATCTAATCAACAAAAAGAGAGGTTTGTTTGACTGGCAGCAGGCCCTACACAAATCCTCCATTTCATTTGATTTTTGCTACCCCTAAAATGGCTGCCCCATCGTCCTTCTAAAGCCACATGGGCGTTTCAAAAGAAGAGTCCCCATTAACTTAAACAGGTTTCCTTATAAAGGTCCCAATAAATGAACTCATAAGTACTAAGTATATTAAATTAATTCCAACTCAATGTCTCACCAGTAAAGCATATTTTAGTGAACAGATTAGGACataaatattacctttttttacaTGACACAATTCAAATACATCAAAGACTTAATGttaagtgtgtgcgtgtgcgtgcgtgccctAATGCGTGGCAGTGTCACAAACAAATTCCTGACATGTTCCAAGTAATACAGGGCAGTGTGAACGGCCAGTGAGACAGCCTCCTCAGTTGACCTGTTTGCCCTGTAAGCAAACTGGTATTGATCCAGGGAATGGGGGATGTCGCTTGGAAGCACTTCATAACTATGGGGATCAAGGGCACTGGCTAATAATCATTCAGGTTTTATCAAACTATCTGACCCGCAGCTTGATAGCCACATCAGAGATGTTTGCTTTAAGCCAGGTCTCAGTGAAAAATGAGGTGCGGCTCTTCATCCTGTGCAAAGAAATCTGAGTGTCAACTCGTCGATCTTGTCGACTATGGGCTGGGTGTTTGCAACAAACAGGCTGGGTAGAGTTGGCTTGTTTGGGGAGCTCTTTAGCCTAGCATGAATGCTGGTCTGCTTATCAGCTTCTGCTTCCTCTCTCGCCTCCACCTGCACCGCCTCCTTGCCAGGGTGGTAATGAAGGCAGGCGCCGATGTACGGAGTGGCATGTCCAGAATGTTTGGAGGTGAAGATGGAATAAAAACTTTTATTCCAATATCCAGCATTCCTTGCAGACTGTACGTTGTGTGAGCTAGTCCTATCTGAATAAAGTGGCATAGTGTacttaaaaataatgcaatataagtaaaataaggAAAGCATGCCATCTACGTGAATTGTGTTGGGTCAATGTGTCTCTTTGTTCAGATTATCTTcgttttaaacatgaaataattagTATTTCAATCatgtattttcatagtttaatattgaaagtcggGGTCTAGGAAAAGACTAAAACCTAAAATCTATAaacaaaaaggcatttgaaaagtaccaaaaataaataatgaaacttAAAATGAGTTTCTATTTCTGTTTTAATGAGACCTTTCAAATAACAAAAAGATGACGTGTTTAAATACAAACCGCCCTTGGGACACGAAGGCGACCAATGTTAAAGAAACAGATCCACAGATGAACATTGAGTCAGTGGTTCAGTGAATGTTTGTTTTGTGGTCTGTCAGGCTCAGTCCACTGGAGGTCTGTTCGGCTCGGCCACTGCAAACACTTCATCAGGATCAGGGTTTTTCAGTGGTCTCGGTGGCAAACCCAGTGAAGACGCCGCTAACAAAAACCCATTTGGAGTGACAGCCACAGGAGGATTCGGCCAATCCATCAATACAGGTGAGAACAGGAAGATGTACACTTATGAGGAGAGAAGTGAATAGAATAAACAGCTGTTTCAGTTGTTCAACATTAATAATGTGTGTTTGAACTATAGGTTCACCTAACCTGTTTGGGAACGGCACCGCCAAAGGCTTCAGTTCGTTTGGCGATCAGAAGCCCAGCGGCTCATTCAGTACGGGCGGAGGGTCTGTAGCCGCTCAGGGCTTTGGATCATTCTCAACACCCACCAAACCAGGTACAAGACACAACTTATCAGTGACACTCAAGATGAGCATTTGATTATATGATGAAACGCACTGAAACAGGAGTGAGGGTCATTGAGCAAAGACACACTCAATACAGATTCATTCATGGAAGTCAtggaatttttttatatatatatatatatttgtaaggcAAGTGCatctgaatataatatttaaggaGGTGTGAGGGGAGtttaatttgcttaaaattcaGCGCTCTGAATTTTACTGTACatgcaaatatatacatttttcataatatattaGTAGTGTTCTAAATAGTGAGCACAAAAAACACTGAGATAGGACATTTGTTGGCAACTCTTTACAATATGgcccatttgttaacattagttaatgcattaagtatcatgtactaacaatgaacaatctatttttactgcatttattcatctttgttaatgttagttaatataaatataattgttcattgttagttcatagtgcattaactagtgCTAACttgtagtaatacattttttaaatcaaaagttgtatgttacatgtaaacattaaccaagatgaattaatgctgtaaaagtattgtttattgttagttcatgttaactaatgttgttaactaatggaaccttattgttaagtcTTACCAATTTGTTTGTCTCATCAtcattttattacaaatataaaataatttcatttaatgaGTCCTGTGTGtaagttgatatatatatatattttttttttttgttttttttttcagctttcgATAATAAAGATCAGTCACAATTCCCTTATACATTTAACCTACCTTGACCGACTCCCTACAGACTAAGAGCTTCTCTATTAATGCTGGCGATCCAGGAAATGTAATCTAATGATAAGagtttaataaattattcacaCAGACGTGCAGTCAGCCTGACTGTAATTTCAGTGCGCGCTCTGTGAATGAACAAGACGGCTGACACAACATCCTGTGCATCCTGTTATCATGTCTTTAAACATCTGAACCTCTGTGATAAAtaagatatatacagtatgtgatgtgAGTGATTATATAGCTTTCATTTATCTAATCCTGGACTCTGTTCTGTAGGTGGTTTTGGGAGTGCGCCTGTATTCGGCAGTCCTCCTACCTTCAGTGGTTCTCCAGCGTTCGGAGGAACAGCGAGTTTTGGCTCTGCCCCCTCCTTCAACAGTCCGCTTGGCGCGTCACCTGGGAAGGTGTTTGGAGAGGGCACTGCAGCCGCAAACGTTGGGGGATTTGGGTGAGGCCCCTATTAAAGTGCACTGAGTCATTCTACAAAAACTTAAAAATCAGTTTGACACAGTGATTTTGAAAGTAAATTCGATTTTAAACATTCTATCAGACAAATAATGTGTAATGAGTGTTAATACATTGCATTTTGCCAGGGTAAGATGGTTGACCATTTCAGTTTAGTTTGACATTACAAGCATAAAGTATTTAGTCCTGATTGGCCTTACAGCCGATTAGAAGTGGAGACACTTCTTGCAAGGATGTTCACTTCATAAAAGGATGATAATGAGCATTTTTAATTTATGCAATAGTTCATTACTTAAAAAAGGGAAAATATGATGGTAACAGAGTTACACAACTTATcggattttttttataatatatgtcaacttaaaggaatagttcacacaaatattataattctctcatcgtttactcgccTATATGCAGTCTTAAACTCGTATGACATTTCTTgtaaatggggtccaacactttcaagctccaaaaatgacataaaggcatcataatgGTACTTCATACAACTCatataagcatttcatgagttttaaaggcttttatggacaaaaacattcaatatatgcaaagagttcatatttacagtgttgatccTTGATCTTCATATCCTCTGCatttcgctctggcatgctggatatcagctttttagccaaatcctgactgatggtgatccattcttgacttattagtgctcggagttgatcacaatttgtgggcttctgcttgtccgctcgccttttgaggattgaccacaggttatttatgggattaagatccggggatttgcctggccacggatccaacatttcaatgtaatgatccaatgattggagtggtggtggcgtagtgggctaaagcacataactgttaatcagaactgttcagacggtcgctggttcgatccccacggccgccatcattgtgtccttgagcaaggcacttaactccaggttgctccggggggattgtccctgtaataagtgcactgtaagtcgctttggataaaagcgtctgccaaatgtgtaaatgtaaatgttgtgacAAGGTGCTCCATAATGCTGGAAAATGCATTGATCATCACCAAATttctcctggatcgttgggagaagttttttcttgcaggacgttttgataccattccttattcatggcagtgtttttgggcagaattgtgagagagcccactccttggatgaaaagcaaccccacacatggaggtctcaggatgcttcactgtaaCAGTGagatttgggtttttgtgatgaagttcattttttggccaattaagctttttgcaattatttaaaatgcatctgatcactctgcacaataatctagaaacgatGTGAATCAACACTTCAACACCTGAAGCTGaaaatttgtgaaacacaaaatttatgtcactgccaatattttggccacggctgtagggCCATATCCCACACTTGATAGTGTAATATTGCTTAATTATGATCCGAGGACATAATTAATTTTGCTAATTTGTTTaacttgttatttttttatataattaactgCACCCAATTTACATATTAAATCGACAGCCATAGTAGAAACGTTTGAAAACGCTGCTGAAGAGTTTTGAAATTcctgaaaaagtcatggaaatttactAATCAAAATGCATACAAACCCTGAGTTGTGGTGATGGAGGCTTGGCTCTGTAATGATCATGAATATGTTAAtatttaagctttttatagcctataatatattcaccagatgaagggttttaACAACAGAGGATCATTGATTTGGATATTGACCGATTgttccaaaaagtaactatcggcaccgataaatttgtaaaaccgatatatcggttgatCTCTAATACATTGTACTTTTAGTGTACTTCTGTGTTATAacattgtacttgcatttaatctgCATGTTATCAGTTATTACACTGTTGACCCTGAACCTAACCATACTTGTACCCTAACCTTGGTTGAAGCAAATGCAGTACACAATAATTAAAGTGAATCAAATGTGTGCTTTTTAATTAATGATTTTTAATCACCTCGTATATTTGTGTTTGTGCAGCTTTTTAATGTTCAGAATGTGAACACATAAATGTATGATAAGCTGTAAAttatttgaaacagaaaacatgattATGAGCAAAGTCGATCAAGTATTTTATATTTAGTGGTGTTTTCTACGTCAAGCATCactgttactattgctcatataGTGTTAGTAATGTGATTGAACCCCTGCAGCGTTTGTGTTCCACACATGAGTGATCCTTCAAATCATGTGTCTTGTTTAAGGAGAGGTGTGCTTTTACTTTACCAAGACATTTTCACATAAGCAATAAAACAGTAATCAGTAGTACTATTCAGACAGTAATTGTTTCTCTGGTTGACAGTGGCGGTTCTACATTGAATTGCACCCTGGGCGAGACCACCTTTGAGCCCCCAAAAAAAACTTTCCTGGCTTtccttgatgcaaaatcatcaatgatgtcatcgtatgaaatctgctcccctattgagtgattgatactgatgacggcaaggccagtgagccgttcctgggacatggttgatctcaggtatgacttgatcaactttagttttgaaaagctCCTCTCTGCTTGAGCCACAGTGACTGGCAGAGTAAGTGCAATCCTGATAGCAGTCCAAAAATTGGGGTAGATCTCCGATAGATCCTTATCATGCATAAAAGTGATAAGCTCAAGGAGGCTCATGGTCTTTGATGGCAGTTCAGGGAAGTTCTTAATTTCCTGCACAAGCTCTCTACTGTCCACATCAGAGTGCCCCTTAAAGTGCAGTGTGCTGCCTAGTGCCTCGCAttgctctgccagctcctcacctGCAAGACTTGGGAAATTTGTCAAAACCCCGAATTTCTTTCCCACATTTTCCAATGTGGAAAATCTCTCCTTGATGGCTGACGTGGCTGCATCAACGACAACGTTGAAGAATCCAACCTCCAACTTCCTAAGTGCATCACTGAAAGGCTCATCATGTGATTCATATGAAAAGTGCCGCTTTGTGGACCTcagccttttttgttttaaaacagcctCCACATTCATCTCTTCACAAATGTCTTTGGCCGCCATCTGTGCGGTCACAAAGCCACTTGCCCTGTAGCTCTGGAGATCTCGCTCAGTCTTCTTCAAAAGACTCACAGCTAGGTCCACATCCATACTAGGAGACTGCATGAGTTTGCTGGCATGCTGTATTGCAGATAGCATGTCATACCAAACAACCGTGCAGATGCTGAAGCGGTATGACCCCACCTCCTCAGACAAAGACTGGGCCTCAGCCTTTATAGCAGGGTCTTTGGTGTGGTCTCTCTCCTCAGTTAAAGCCTCTCTCACGGCAGCTCCCTGGTACCTCATGGGCTCGACACTCTTGACCTTGCTCTCCCACCTTGTTTCTGCCCACATCTTTAAGGTGATGCTCACATGGTTCTTCAGTATGGCCCATCTTTGGGTGGAGGCTGAAAATAATGTGTAGAGCTTTTGCAGGACACCAAAGTAACTTATAGCATCAACAGATCCCTTAGCAGcatcacacacacaactaaattcAATGTATGCACTCCACATGGCACAAACAGAGCTCTGGGATTCTTTTCTAAGAGCCTGGCTTGAACTCCCTTATTTTTGCCTTTCATGTTTGCCCCGTTGTCATATGACTGTCCTCTGCAGTCTTCAAAAGGAATTCCCAACTCCTCAAGTCTCGTCAGGATCATGGATTCCAAGTGCTGGCCTGTGGACTGCTCTgcctccaaaaatcccataaaatgTTCCCTGATATGGGGCTTCTCCATCAGTGACACCACTGTAATGACCACTGACAGCTGTTCTGTGTGACTTATATCTGGGGTGCAGTCCAAAATTACAGAAAAAAACTTTGCCTGCTTGATGTCATCCACTATAGAAGATATGATTTTGCTGCTCAACAAATCAATCAGCTCATTCTGCACATGATGGCCTAGGTAGCTGTTTTGACTTGCTGTTCCTGTTTCGACACGGTTAAGGTGATCTTTCATAATGGGATCAAACCTAGCCATAAGTTCGACCTCTTTGAGAAAAATTCCCATTTGATGGTGTGAACAGTGTTTCTGTGTGTCCCCTTAGAGCCAAATTTCGAAGTGCCAGTGACTGCACGATAGCAGTGAGATGTGTCAGCACTGCTCTCCATCTTACCCTCTCAGCCTCCAGAAGTGCCATCTCCAGCTTATCAATAGTTTCCCCACTTTTTAACCtcactgacagttctttccatgCTTTCATGCAGTTGAGGTGTTCTGGACTGTTTTTGTGTGATGTGAGGTAATCGCTCGCATGTTTCCAATTTGCCATTCCTGcacttgttaaattaatgttccTCTTGGAatacaatttgcagcagaagcaaaAGAGGCTGTTGTTCTTCACTGAATAAATCAGCCAACTTCTTGCCATCTTTTCACCACTTACTAATGTCTTCCTAAAATATTGGTGGTGGCAACTTCTCCCATCACTCTCATTCCTACGGAAAACAAAGCCAGGTGGCACCTTACATGGTCCTCTGCGAACCAGCTCTGTCCGAATCCTGTCAGTCAGATGTGAGGGCCAGTTAGCAGGGTCGGTTGACAGAGGCTTATCCTCAGCAGTGGGGCTCAGTGGTAGTTCAGCTCCAGGCATTTCTATCAGACAGCATTTTGGCACATTACTCAAAGCACATAGCAGTGGAACATAACACATAGGCCTACTCAGAAATTATCAgaaatattaaaattacattaaattgcaGTTGTTCAGTTGTCTTGTAGCCTAGGCATACCCCctccacacccacacacacacacacacacacacacacacacacacacacacacacacacacacacacacaaagttcacCTGAAGGCGCATGCTGGAGAGAAGTAGAGGCAAAGTTGACTTCATCCTCAATATCAGATATTTGTGGAGAAATTTGTgaagacatactgtatgtgtagcTGAGGACATAGATGGTAGCTCATCCTGATGAGTCGAGACCATTCCAGAAGAGGCCTGTGTAGCGGGGGAGGTGGGTGGCTCATCCTGACCAGTGGCAGAGGATGCtccaaaatattttagaagtgcccctgaattgaaattgaaattaaaagaCCATATGATGATGTTTTATAACAGCTAAAACAGCcagtcaaattgaccccaaacataataagagagacataaacatgacaacttgacattaccaagacaacataaatatgtcataaacaTGCAGATTAATTATCAAACTTAAGAAACCACTTAGCTTTATGGGTTAACTTTACATTAAACTGTCATGTGgttggttttgacattggctgtcatgaggccattataactgtgtcatgaatatttttcttgacCTCAACTACAGTGGTACACATTgaatttgtcatttaaaatgtcattgtaCCACTTGAGGTCAAGAAAAGTATACATGACTCTGTTATAAAACAACTTGACAGAGTATTAACACTTAATGACATTTTACTGACATTCAATTTGTACTACTGGGAAAAAACGTGGTTAGAAAAATATTCATGATTCAATGTCAAAACCAACATGtcagtttaatgtaatgttaactcATAAAGCTAAGTAGTTTCTTAACTTTAATAATTAATCTGCTATGTCAtgttttttatgacatatttatgtCATCATAGGTTATGATGTCTTTGTAATGTCAAGTTGTCAACAAAGGCAtctcaaacaaataatgtcatatttgcattaaaaatgtcaaaattgagCAAGTGACACTTAATGACAGTTGTCGTAAATATGCATAAAAACCTCCATGTTCATGGCATGTGTCATGTAGCAaataagtagtaaataaatagcaaatgtcatctctttgaaactacctacagattaaaaacaaaaattccgTTGGCTAATTACAGGGACTAACGTAACCTATCCGTAACTGATGGAAATTAATAATAACTGAACTTGTAACAGTTTGGTTGCAAAGCACAATATTATGGTGAAATTAGATCTcgtgtttgttgacttaaaaccgaATTATTGTTGTATAAGCATAGCAAGCATCACAGCAAATAGACTAACAAACGTAAGAGTTACCAACAATTAACATTAGCCCTTCATTCATGACAACATGGATACCGTAATCATATCACAGAGAGAACATAGTTGCATACCTTTATCTTTTGCTCGTTTCTCctcctttttttttctaaattgtgcacctgatggctttgaccttttcctatccatccctgtttatttggcactcgacaatcaacagatttcccatcccccgccccccaacactgtcactcacgttacgagtcacggccagaagtcaagactaaaccaatttaccttggtgaggtgaccacataatcgttttgtattacttatttttattagccatttcacacagaaaaagaaaaatgtgcaggaactataggcctgtatttataatattatgaataaaatgtgcgttatttggaagaaagtcgagtgtgactgactttagcccactaatttcattagagtattgctctgttatacagtggaccccccagtcagtttatttttatttatttttttttttttaaactgctcgtgccgccccccatgtgacatgaaaaaatgcCGCCCCGGGCGAATGCCCGGTTCGCCCGTGCCTAAAACCGCTACTGCTGGTTGACATCTTAAAGAAAATGTGCTGCTCTGAGATTAAAAACTCATGCTTTTAGATGAATTAAGTTACAGGGGACAAGCAAGTTCTGTCATCCTACGAACCTGGAAATGTCACACTATGGTTTATGTGGTTTACTTGCTTGTATTTTCTCAGTTAGAgtcccatgttgttccaaacctgtatgactatttcttctgcagaagacaaaggATATGTGTGTCAGAgggttagcttcagtcaccattcactttcatttcatctctttttcatacaatgaatgtgaatggtgactgaggctgtcattctgcataaCATGTCTTACCGGTTTAGAAAGCCATGAGAGTGAGTAACtgatgaaatattattattatttattgaattttttgttgttgttgttgtgaacgACCCCTTTAAAAGCTCTGTCTGTCTGCATACTGTCCAATCGACTTCTTGACACTAGTGAGACATCAATCAATCTGAAGTGCTTTAGGGTCCCTAACTCACTTCTGATTGAGTGTGTCATATCACAGCtcacttgagtgtgtgtgtgtgtgtgtgtgtgtgtgtgtgtgtgttcagataaaGCCGTCAGTCCACAGGAAGGTCACTCGACAAATATTGTCTGCCATATCGAGGTCAGAGGTGGTGGATATTTTTGAGTGAGCGATGTGGTCTGTCTATTTGTGCCGCTGTCTCTGTCTCATCCTGCAGAGCTGGTTTTGTTGTCGGCTGTAATTTAATCCTGAGTCTCAGAACACAAATgttgtgtgagtgtctgtctgtttgcaccTGTGGTCATACAACATAactcacaaaaataaacacactgaTATTCTGTGCTGCATACTTACTGTCTGACACACTGGATCAGTGTTAACCTAATTACTGATCGTTTGATTTTGACAACAATAACTGACAAGATGAGAAAGATCATCATGATGATAAACGGttgtattaaaaacatactgttgatgaaaatatgttACGTAAGATATTGACCCTAACATaactaactttttattttaaagaaagaaaaatctagaAAGAGTTGATGTAAATAATCTAGTCATAGTATGTTGTGGATTTCCTTGCAACGTCCTAAACTTGAGGAATTCTCAACAGTCATTTCTAAATATTTGCTAATTCTTCAGTATAttaatatgctattatttcattattagcTCAGAACAGTTTTCCTGTTGTTTAATCTTATGTATTAAACATTCTTCttgatttaaataattgtaagtagTTTATACAGTTTtcagaatgttttgatatttggTTTAAGTTTGATCTGTTACTGTTTGAAACATGCATTTTTCATTTTGCTCATCATCAactaaaatatgttgtttattatataaataaatgctattCAGTCAGAGGCCAAAGTGgccaaaatgaatgaatataaaagGATGACATTTTAATCAAAGTacagaaattatgatttaaaaaaaaaaaaaaagctttatgaAAATTAGTACATGTACCAATCAGACACAGGACACAAAACTTTAATTTGTCACATTATATTAAGTGTGCTTCAACTTGTACTTCCGGCTACGCTTTTGCTTACTGCTCCATCCTTTTGCTCCCTTTCACCTTCTAATTTTCATATCAGCAGCACATCACAGTCCTCAAATTATCTAATTTGGCACACACACTAAAATGAGACACTTTCATGAACGGGGAATATTGCTACAAAAAGGGGATTTTCTGTCAAAGCGGTCTACCAGACTCTGACTACAGGCAGCTTACATTCCTGAAATGGAACAACACAGCTGCCTTCACACAGATGGACAAGAAAGAAAATGCCTAATTTCAGCTCAAACTCCACTTTCTGCACAAACTGCCACAGACTTCTACAACAGATCGCCATTCTAGAAACAATGTTTCTTGCGTTATTGCCACCTCTGACGGAAACACAGGAGAGTGTCACCGTGGGCCCCTCAGCCTACAGCTTGTGAGTCCTGTCAGTCTAATGTTACTCAACAGGCTATACTGAGCCCAGGTAAACCAGCTGTACAGGTGCCAAAAGTAACTGGTGAAAGCAAGAGCATAAACCGATGGCATAAACAGGGAGCTGGACCCAAAAGTGCTTGAGACATCAGACTGTCACGAGTATCACATATTGCAGCATTAGCATCATCCACCCCAGATACGGATATGACCCGACTAGCCAATACTGGTATACTTCCACCCCCTATACTTGTTGATAATAGATTTGAACTACTAATGTAGATGGACAAAGAAACCCAGAACGTGATTGAAAAGAGATCACATCAGTTAGCATCTAACATTGCAGTTAGCAAGCACTCAAAGTTGAGCAGTCGGTGGCATTCTGCTGAGATTACAGACGAGCCCAGCACTCTGATAGTGGGGGACTCCATTATCAGACACATAGCAGGGCTACCTTGCCAATAAAGAACTTCATGAATAAAAAGACTGCAAATCGGTTCAAATGTTACGGAAGCTGCAACATTCACAAATGTTTACAGAACAAGCTGAAACCCAATGTGCCTGTATCTTCCACAATATATGTTATATTAAGTGATGGAAAGACAAAGGCTTTCATAAGACATATGGCAAATTGATCTAATCTGATGCCTATTAGACATCAATCACATATAGGCCTTGCTGTGGGGCAAAACATATACACTGTTAAGTTGGCACTTTTAAACATTCGCTCACTTAATAACAAGTCATTATTAGATGATGACCTCATCACAGACTATCTGGAttgtatgtttctaaatgaaacttggttaGACAAAAGCTGCAATGCAACAGTTCTCAATTAATCTTAACTTCTATGAGCGTCTGTAGAGCTGTTAGCAGAGGTGGAGATACTTTACCTTTGAATAATTAAGTATTGTGCTAATAGGTGCTTTACacattgtatttataattatttatagatCTCCAGAATACTCCTCAGCATT from Xyrauchen texanus isolate HMW12.3.18 chromosome 3, RBS_HiC_50CHRs, whole genome shotgun sequence includes these protein-coding regions:
- the LOC127622347 gene encoding zinc finger MYM-type protein 5-like yields the protein MSSQISPQISDIEDEVNFASTSLQHAPSEMPGAELPLSPTAEDKPLSTDPANWPSHLTDRIRTELVRRGPCKVPPGFVFRRNESDGRSCHHQYFRKTLVSGEKMARSWLIYSVKNNSLFCFCCKLYSKRNINLTSAGMANWKHASDYLTSHKNSPEHLNCMKAWKELSVRLKSGETIDKLEMALLEAERVRWRAVLTHLTAIVQSLALRNLALRGHTETLFTPSNGNFSQRGRTYG